Proteins encoded within one genomic window of Manis pentadactyla isolate mManPen7 chromosome 4, mManPen7.hap1, whole genome shotgun sequence:
- the MAP2K6 gene encoding dual specificity mitogen-activated protein kinase kinase 6 isoform X3 gives MELGRGAYGVVEKMRHVPSGQIMAVKRIRATVNSQEQKRLLMDLDISMRTVDCPFTVTFYGALFREGDVWICMELMDTSLDKFYKQVIDKGQTIPEDILGKIAVSIVKALEHLHSKLSVIHRDVKPSNVLINTLGQVKMCDFGISGYLVDSVAKTIDAGCKPYMAPERINPELNQKGYSVKSDIWSLGITMIELAILRFPYDSWGTPFQQLKQVVEEPSPQLPADKFSEEFVDFTSQCLKKNSKERPTYPELMQHPFFTLHESKATDVASFVKLILGD, from the exons ATGGAACTGGGCCGAGGTGCGTACGGGGTGGTGGAGAAGATGCGACACGTGCCCAGCGGGCAGATCATGGCGGTGAAG CGGATCCGAGCCACAGTAAATAGCCAGGAGCAGAAAAGGCTACTGATGGATTTGGATATTTCCATGAGGACAGTGGACTGTCCTTTCACGGTGACCTTTTACGGCGCTCTCTTCCGGGAG GGTGATGTTTGGATCTGCATGGAGCTCATGGATACGTCACTAGATAAATTCTACAAACAAGTCATTGATAAAGGCCAAACAATACCAGAGGACATCTTAGGGAAAATAGCAGTTTCT ATCGTAAAAGCGTTAGAACATTTACACAGTAAGCTCTCTGTCATTCATCGAG ATGTCAAGCCTTCCAACGTGCTGATTAACACTCTGGGCCAAGTCAAGATGTGTGATTTTGGAATCAGTGGCTACCTTGTAGACTCTGTCGCTAAAACCATTGACGCGGGATGCAAACCGTACATGGCT CCTGAAAGAATAAACCCAGAGCTCAACCAGAAGGGGTACAGTGTGAAGTCTGACATTTGGAGTCTGGGCATCACAATG ATTGAACTGGCCATCCTTCGGTTTCCCTACGATTCGTGGGGAACCCCTTTCCAGCAGCTCAAACAGGTGGTAGAGGAGCCATCGCCGCAACTCCCAGCAGACAAGTTCTCCGAAGAGTTTGTGGACTTTACCTCCCAGTG ctTGAAGAAGAATTCCAAAGAACGGCCGACGTACCCAGAGCTCATG cAACATCCATTTTTCACCCTACACGAATCCAAAGCAACAGACGTGGCATCTTTTGTAAAACTGATTCTTGGAGATTGA
- the MAP2K6 gene encoding dual specificity mitogen-activated protein kinase kinase 6 isoform X2, whose translation MSQSKGKKRNPGLKIPKEAFEQPQTSSTPPRDLDSKACISIGNQNFEVKADDLEPIMELGRGAYGVVEKMRHVPSGQIMAVKRIRATVNSQEQKRLLMDLDISMRTVDCPFTVTFYGALFREGDVWICMELMDTSLDKFYKQVIDKGQTIPEDILGKIAVSIVKALEHLHSKLSVIHRDVKPSNVLINTLGQVKMCDFGISGYLVDSVAKTIDAGCKPYMAPERINPELNQKGYSVKSDIWSLGITMIELAILRFPYDSWGTPFQQLKQVVEEPSPQLPADKFSEEFVDFTSQCLKKNSKERPTYPELMQHPFFTLHESKATDVASFVKLILGD comes from the exons GCCACCTCGAGATTTAGACTCCAAAGCTTGCATTTCTATTGGAAACCAG AACTTTGAGGTGAAGGCGGATGACCTGGAGCCTATAATGGAACTGGGCCGAGGTGCGTACGGGGTGGTGGAGAAGATGCGACACGTGCCCAGCGGGCAGATCATGGCGGTGAAG CGGATCCGAGCCACAGTAAATAGCCAGGAGCAGAAAAGGCTACTGATGGATTTGGATATTTCCATGAGGACAGTGGACTGTCCTTTCACGGTGACCTTTTACGGCGCTCTCTTCCGGGAG GGTGATGTTTGGATCTGCATGGAGCTCATGGATACGTCACTAGATAAATTCTACAAACAAGTCATTGATAAAGGCCAAACAATACCAGAGGACATCTTAGGGAAAATAGCAGTTTCT ATCGTAAAAGCGTTAGAACATTTACACAGTAAGCTCTCTGTCATTCATCGAG ATGTCAAGCCTTCCAACGTGCTGATTAACACTCTGGGCCAAGTCAAGATGTGTGATTTTGGAATCAGTGGCTACCTTGTAGACTCTGTCGCTAAAACCATTGACGCGGGATGCAAACCGTACATGGCT CCTGAAAGAATAAACCCAGAGCTCAACCAGAAGGGGTACAGTGTGAAGTCTGACATTTGGAGTCTGGGCATCACAATG ATTGAACTGGCCATCCTTCGGTTTCCCTACGATTCGTGGGGAACCCCTTTCCAGCAGCTCAAACAGGTGGTAGAGGAGCCATCGCCGCAACTCCCAGCAGACAAGTTCTCCGAAGAGTTTGTGGACTTTACCTCCCAGTG ctTGAAGAAGAATTCCAAAGAACGGCCGACGTACCCAGAGCTCATG cAACATCCATTTTTCACCCTACACGAATCCAAAGCAACAGACGTGGCATCTTTTGTAAAACTGATTCTTGGAGATTGA
- the MAP2K6 gene encoding dual specificity mitogen-activated protein kinase kinase 6 isoform X1 produces MRAPCPGKKRNPGLKIPKEAFEQPQTSSTPPRDLDSKACISIGNQNFEVKADDLEPIMELGRGAYGVVEKMRHVPSGQIMAVKRIRATVNSQEQKRLLMDLDISMRTVDCPFTVTFYGALFREGDVWICMELMDTSLDKFYKQVIDKGQTIPEDILGKIAVSIVKALEHLHSKLSVIHRDVKPSNVLINTLGQVKMCDFGISGYLVDSVAKTIDAGCKPYMAPERINPELNQKGYSVKSDIWSLGITMIELAILRFPYDSWGTPFQQLKQVVEEPSPQLPADKFSEEFVDFTSQCLKKNSKERPTYPELMQHPFFTLHESKATDVASFVKLILGD; encoded by the exons GCCACCTCGAGATTTAGACTCCAAAGCTTGCATTTCTATTGGAAACCAG AACTTTGAGGTGAAGGCGGATGACCTGGAGCCTATAATGGAACTGGGCCGAGGTGCGTACGGGGTGGTGGAGAAGATGCGACACGTGCCCAGCGGGCAGATCATGGCGGTGAAG CGGATCCGAGCCACAGTAAATAGCCAGGAGCAGAAAAGGCTACTGATGGATTTGGATATTTCCATGAGGACAGTGGACTGTCCTTTCACGGTGACCTTTTACGGCGCTCTCTTCCGGGAG GGTGATGTTTGGATCTGCATGGAGCTCATGGATACGTCACTAGATAAATTCTACAAACAAGTCATTGATAAAGGCCAAACAATACCAGAGGACATCTTAGGGAAAATAGCAGTTTCT ATCGTAAAAGCGTTAGAACATTTACACAGTAAGCTCTCTGTCATTCATCGAG ATGTCAAGCCTTCCAACGTGCTGATTAACACTCTGGGCCAAGTCAAGATGTGTGATTTTGGAATCAGTGGCTACCTTGTAGACTCTGTCGCTAAAACCATTGACGCGGGATGCAAACCGTACATGGCT CCTGAAAGAATAAACCCAGAGCTCAACCAGAAGGGGTACAGTGTGAAGTCTGACATTTGGAGTCTGGGCATCACAATG ATTGAACTGGCCATCCTTCGGTTTCCCTACGATTCGTGGGGAACCCCTTTCCAGCAGCTCAAACAGGTGGTAGAGGAGCCATCGCCGCAACTCCCAGCAGACAAGTTCTCCGAAGAGTTTGTGGACTTTACCTCCCAGTG ctTGAAGAAGAATTCCAAAGAACGGCCGACGTACCCAGAGCTCATG cAACATCCATTTTTCACCCTACACGAATCCAAAGCAACAGACGTGGCATCTTTTGTAAAACTGATTCTTGGAGATTGA